Proteins found in one Lycium ferocissimum isolate CSIRO_LF1 chromosome 6, AGI_CSIRO_Lferr_CH_V1, whole genome shotgun sequence genomic segment:
- the LOC132059022 gene encoding ras-related protein Rab11D-like — MASGGGYGDASQKIDYVFKVVLIGDSAVGKSQILARFARNEFSLDSKATIGVEFQTRTLVIQHKSVKAQIWDTAGQERYRAVTSAYYRGAVGALLVYDITKRQTFDHMPRWLEELRAHADKNIVIMLIGNKTDLEDQRAVPTEDAKEFAQKEGLFFLETSAMEGRNVEDAFFTVLTEIFNIVNKKNLAAGDDQANGNPASLTGKKILVPGPAQVIPEKKACCRS, encoded by the exons ATGGCAAGTGGAGGTGGCTATGGTGATGCAAGTCAAAAAATAGACTATGTTTTTAAAGTGGTTTTAATAGGTGATTCAGCTGTGGGAAAATCACAAATATTGGCTAGATTTGCAAGAAATGAGTTTAGTCTTGATTCTAAAGCTACAATTGGTGTTGAGTTTCAAACAAGAACACTTGTTATTCAACATAAATCTGTCAAAGCTCAGATCTGGGATACTGCTGGCCAAGAAAG ATATAGAGCTGTCACAAGCGCTTACTACAGGGGAGCTGTCGGAGCTCTATTGGTTTACGACATAACAAAACGCCAAACTTTTGATCACATGCCACGCTGGCTTGAAGAGTTACGTGCGCATGCTGACAAGAACATCGTGATTATGCTGATCGGAAACAAAACTGATCTTGAAGATCAACGAGCTGTTCCCACGGAGGATGCTAAAGAATTTGCACAGAAAGAGGGATTATTCTTCTTAGAGACATCTGCTATGGAGGGCAGAAATGTCGAGGACGCGTTTTTTACTGTTTTGACAGAGATCTTCAACATTGTGAACAAGAAGAATCTTGCTGCAGGTGATGATCAAGCGAATGGTAATCCTGCTTCTTTAACGGGAAAGAAAATTCTTGTACCTGGTCCTGCACAAGTTATCCCAGAAAAGAAAGcatgttgtagatcttga